One Micropterus dolomieu isolate WLL.071019.BEF.003 ecotype Adirondacks linkage group LG23, ASM2129224v1, whole genome shotgun sequence DNA window includes the following coding sequences:
- the LOC123962662 gene encoding integumentary mucin C.1-like: protein MQVNRPVLTLCLLGTVVLCVVANSTQAPQITTTESPPTITISTDTTVKPPMTTTLPSTSSTSGPATTSTSGPATTSGPATTSTSGPATTGPATTSTTGPVTTSTNATATTTTKPSTTPIETEPVGGLSSGAIAGITVGSIAGVAAVGGGIFGALKYTGRI, encoded by the exons TTGTCCTGTGTGTAGTGGCAAACTCAACACAGGCTCCTCAAATTACCACAACAGAATCTCCACCAACTATCACGATTTCCACGGACACAACTGTCAAACCTCCCATGACCACAACTCTTCCATCCACCTCTTCCACAAGTGGTCCAGCTACCACTTCCACAAGTGGTCCAGCTACCACAAGTGGTCCAGCTACCACTTCCACAAGTGGTCCAGCTACCACTGGTCCAGCTACCACTTCCACAACTGGTCCAGTTACCACTTCCACAAATGCAACAGCTACAACTACAACCAAACCCAGCACCACTCCTATAGAAACTGAGCCTGTGGGAGGACTTTCATCTGGTGCTATAGCCGGTATAACCGTTGGCTCTATTGCTGGGGTGGCTGCTGTTG gtggTGGTATATTTGGCGCGCTGAAGTACACTGGGAGGATCTGA